A single genomic interval of Lathyrus oleraceus cultivar Zhongwan6 chromosome 7, CAAS_Psat_ZW6_1.0, whole genome shotgun sequence harbors:
- the LOC127100305 gene encoding uncharacterized protein LOC127100305 isoform X2, which yields MSFCLCFVRLWRARAQSSNFSSHSPLFWVYGNHSFRDRNFFKKSLQEIGERRKSLQEILERRKSLQCSVAILFIKEINFQVFCWCSDETKLTRLAFGPSYQALAINKSRMTHEKSISRNRSTTSRTHQRTQTPPIQTTKAAAPPQTTKAASPSQTIEAAPSNFKQCTFVPTTGVTQHVLPGPALHHTTMVEEAGDQTVSDEEEEVEQAFFDRQREMIKIVDYGKLKIKKELLKMRE from the exons ATGTCATTTTGTTTATGTTTCGTTAGATTATGGCGTGCACGGGCACAATCTTCTAACTTCAGCTCTCATTCTCCATTGTTTTGGGTTTATGGAAATCACTCATTCAGAGACA GAAATTTCTTCAAGAAATCGCTTCAAGAAATCGGTGAAAGAAGGAAATCGCTTCAAGAAATCCTTGAAAGAAGGAAATCGCTTCAATgttcggttgccattctcttcATCAAAGAAATCAATTTTCAG GTGTTTTGTTGGTGCTCTGATGAAACCAAGCTTACCAGATTAGCTTTCGGACCTTCTTACCA GGCTCTAGCTATAAACAAATCCCGCATGACGCATGAAAAATCTATTTCAAGAAACAGAAGCACCACTTCTAGAACGCATCAAAGAACGCAGACACCACCAATTCAGACGACCAAAGCAGCAGCACCGCCTCAGACAACCAAAGCAGCATCACCGTCTCAGACAATCGAAGCAGCACCATCGAATTTTAAGCAATGCACATTCGTGCCTACCACGGGAGTGACTCAACATGTTTTGCCAGGTCCAGCTCTCCATCACACCACGATGGTAGAAGAGGCGGGAGACCAAACAGTTTCTGATGAGGAAGAGGAGGTGGAACAAGCATTTTTTGATAGGCAAAGGGAGATGATTAAAATTGTAGACTATGG gaaattaaaaatcaaaaaaGAATTGTTAAAGATGAGAGAGTAA
- the LOC127100305 gene encoding uncharacterized protein LOC127100305 isoform X1 yields MSQSSSSQTRPLVSQTRTIIFLLHSCHFVYVSLDYGVHGHNLLTSALILHCFGFMEITHSETEISSRNRFKKSVKEGNRFKKSLKEGNRFNVRLPFSSSKKSIFRALAINKSRMTHEKSISRNRSTTSRTHQRTQTPPIQTTKAAAPPQTTKAASPSQTIEAAPSNFKQCTFVPTTGVTQHVLPGPALHHTTMVEEAGDQTVSDEEEEVEQAFFDRQREMIKIVDYGKLKIKKELLKMRE; encoded by the exons ATGTCGCAATCTTCCAGCTCTCAAACACGACCCCTCGTCTCTCAAACTCGAACCATAATTTTTCTCCTTCATTCATGTCATTTTGTTTATGTTTCGTTAGATTATGGCGTGCACGGGCACAATCTTCTAACTTCAGCTCTCATTCTCCATTGTTTTGGGTTTATGGAAATCACTCATTCAGAGACA GAAATTTCTTCAAGAAATCGCTTCAAGAAATCGGTGAAAGAAGGAAATCGCTTCAAGAAATCCTTGAAAGAAGGAAATCGCTTCAATgttcggttgccattctcttcATCAAAGAAATCAATTTTCAG GGCTCTAGCTATAAACAAATCCCGCATGACGCATGAAAAATCTATTTCAAGAAACAGAAGCACCACTTCTAGAACGCATCAAAGAACGCAGACACCACCAATTCAGACGACCAAAGCAGCAGCACCGCCTCAGACAACCAAAGCAGCATCACCGTCTCAGACAATCGAAGCAGCACCATCGAATTTTAAGCAATGCACATTCGTGCCTACCACGGGAGTGACTCAACATGTTTTGCCAGGTCCAGCTCTCCATCACACCACGATGGTAGAAGAGGCGGGAGACCAAACAGTTTCTGATGAGGAAGAGGAGGTGGAACAAGCATTTTTTGATAGGCAAAGGGAGATGATTAAAATTGTAGACTATGG gaaattaaaaatcaaaaaaGAATTGTTAAAGATGAGAGAGTAA